From the genome of Parasteatoda tepidariorum isolate YZ-2023 chromosome X1, CAS_Ptep_4.0, whole genome shotgun sequence, one region includes:
- the LOC107437475 gene encoding GTP:AMP phosphotransferase AK3, mitochondrial isoform X1: MAQYFRFLIMGPPGSGKGTISSRIVGDFNLSYVSSGDVLRSHILHKTKEGLEAKNYIEKGKLVPDELVSNLVLEKVKLLSDKNWLLDGFPRTAAQADMLSAICDIKRAISLDVPDEIIVSRLKGRWLHLPSGRIYNLEFNPPKVPGKDDITGESLVQRDDDKPDVVLARLSNYRKENSPVLEYYRKKMLLQEFTGKESNEIWPRIKLYLEKIMKDAT; encoded by the exons TTTTAATAATGGGACCGCCCGGTTCCGGAAAAGGAACAATTTCTTCTCGTATTGTAGGCGACTTTAACTTGTCATATGTATCAAGTGGTGATGTTCTACGTTCTCATATACTACataaaacta AGGAAGGATTAGAAGCAAAGAATTACATTGAAAAGGGGAAACTTGTGCCTGATGAGCTTGTATCAAATCTTGTTTTAGAGAAAGTAAAGTTGCTATCTGATAAGAACTGGTTACTTGATG gatTCCCCCGCACAGCAGCGCAAGCTGACATGCTATCTGCTATATGTGATATAAAAAGGGCAATTAGTCTAGATGTTCCTGATGAAATTATTGTTTCCAGACTTAAAGGACGTTGGTTGCATTTACCCAGTGGTAGAATATATAATCTTGAATTTAATCCTCCTAAAGTTCCA GGGAAAGATGATATAACTGGTGAAAGTTTAGTTCAAAGGGATGATGATAAACCAGATGTTGTGCTGGCTCGACTTTCTAACTACCGAAAGGAGAATTCACCTGTACTAGAATATTACAG GAAGAAAATGCTTTTACAAGAATTTACTGGCAAAGAGTCTAATGAAATATGGCCCCGAATCAAgttatatcttgaaaaaattatgaaagatgcTACATAG
- the LOC107437475 gene encoding GTP:AMP phosphotransferase AK3, mitochondrial isoform X2, which yields MRDCHNYEEGLEAKNYIEKGKLVPDELVSNLVLEKVKLLSDKNWLLDGFPRTAAQADMLSAICDIKRAISLDVPDEIIVSRLKGRWLHLPSGRIYNLEFNPPKVPGKDDITGESLVQRDDDKPDVVLARLSNYRKENSPVLEYYRKKMLLQEFTGKESNEIWPRIKLYLEKIMKDAT from the exons ATGCGGGATTGTCATAACTACG AGGAAGGATTAGAAGCAAAGAATTACATTGAAAAGGGGAAACTTGTGCCTGATGAGCTTGTATCAAATCTTGTTTTAGAGAAAGTAAAGTTGCTATCTGATAAGAACTGGTTACTTGATG gatTCCCCCGCACAGCAGCGCAAGCTGACATGCTATCTGCTATATGTGATATAAAAAGGGCAATTAGTCTAGATGTTCCTGATGAAATTATTGTTTCCAGACTTAAAGGACGTTGGTTGCATTTACCCAGTGGTAGAATATATAATCTTGAATTTAATCCTCCTAAAGTTCCA GGGAAAGATGATATAACTGGTGAAAGTTTAGTTCAAAGGGATGATGATAAACCAGATGTTGTGCTGGCTCGACTTTCTAACTACCGAAAGGAGAATTCACCTGTACTAGAATATTACAG GAAGAAAATGCTTTTACAAGAATTTACTGGCAAAGAGTCTAATGAAATATGGCCCCGAATCAAgttatatcttgaaaaaattatgaaagatgcTACATAG